Proteins from one Streptosporangium becharense genomic window:
- a CDS encoding glycosyltransferase family 2 protein — protein MKQFPDSPAPASSPETRVWPPVSVVIPVLNEERHLREAVRQVLSQRYAGPIEVVLAIGPSRDRTQEVADAIAAEDPRVIVVPNPTGRTPNALNAAIAASRNGIVARVDGHAMLPEDYLQVAVETLEETGADNVGGVMAAEGVTPFEQAVARAMTSKIGVGGARFHTGGTAGPADTVYLGVFRREALERVGGYDEHFLRAQDWEMNHRIRQTGGLVWFQPRMRVSYRPRPDIKALAKQYFHYGRWRRVVARTHEGTINLRYLAPPAAVAAILAGLAVSPFFWPGLLIPGGYLAAIVAGSAVTGSGLPGPALARLPVVYVTMHMSWGWGFLTSPRKLAKQGKPGA, from the coding sequence ATGAAGCAGTTCCCCGACTCGCCCGCGCCGGCGTCGTCTCCCGAGACACGTGTCTGGCCCCCCGTCTCCGTCGTCATCCCGGTGCTGAACGAGGAGCGCCACCTGAGGGAAGCCGTACGGCAGGTGCTGTCGCAGCGGTACGCAGGACCGATCGAGGTCGTGCTCGCGATCGGCCCCTCCCGTGACCGCACCCAGGAGGTCGCCGACGCGATCGCCGCCGAGGACCCCCGCGTGATCGTCGTCCCGAACCCCACCGGACGAACCCCCAACGCGCTCAACGCCGCCATCGCCGCCTCCCGCAACGGGATCGTCGCCCGGGTGGACGGCCACGCCATGCTCCCCGAGGACTACCTCCAGGTCGCCGTGGAGACCCTGGAGGAGACCGGCGCCGACAACGTGGGCGGCGTCATGGCCGCCGAGGGCGTGACGCCGTTCGAGCAGGCGGTGGCCCGCGCGATGACCTCCAAGATCGGCGTCGGCGGCGCCCGGTTCCACACCGGCGGCACCGCGGGCCCGGCCGACACCGTCTACCTCGGCGTGTTCCGCCGTGAGGCGCTGGAGCGGGTCGGCGGCTACGACGAGCACTTCCTGAGGGCACAGGACTGGGAGATGAACCACCGCATCCGCCAGACGGGCGGCCTGGTGTGGTTCCAGCCCCGCATGCGCGTCTCCTACCGCCCACGGCCCGACATCAAGGCCCTGGCCAAGCAGTACTTCCACTACGGCCGGTGGCGCAGGGTGGTCGCCCGCACCCACGAGGGCACGATCAACCTCCGCTACCTTGCGCCTCCGGCGGCCGTGGCGGCCATTCTCGCCGGCCTGGCCGTCTCGCCGTTCTTCTGGCCGGGCCTGCTGATCCCCGGTGGTTACCTGGCGGCGATCGTGGCCGGGTCCGCGGTGACCGGCAGCGGACTGCCCGGCCCCGCGCTCGCCCGGCTTCCGGTGGTCTACGTGACCATGCACATGTCGTGGGGCTGGGGCTTTTTGACCAGCCCGAGGAAGCTGGCCAAGCAGGGCAAGCCGGGCGCCTGA
- a CDS encoding MEDS domain-containing protein: MADPKTVDRLVPGDHVCWTFDDHERHLKALVRFVRTGVSQNHQVLYFTDTFLPRAFLVALEAYGVEVAGPQHSGQLQVAIANESHLTSGGAFEAERALEAWSTAIENAREQGYAGLRVAIDMGWIIGPEPGTDQLARLARYEAQANRVFSEGYAIALCCYDRRLFTAAELERLGAAHPGTARAGAGATEEWEPLLRVRRTGAGLTLAGEADETNRDALAAVLEHLVEDAAAGDGPVTLDVAGLVSADLSAVRLLAGAVRSAPARIRLAGVHPPLTDLLAAFDPDERSLDGLSPDRLGSDGTAASGGAPPSRPVVRPVVGRAERAERAERRAG, translated from the coding sequence GTGGCAGACCCGAAAACCGTCGACCGGCTCGTACCGGGTGATCATGTGTGCTGGACCTTCGATGACCATGAGCGGCATCTGAAGGCCCTGGTCCGTTTTGTCCGAACCGGTGTCAGTCAGAACCACCAGGTGCTGTACTTCACCGACACCTTCCTGCCGCGGGCGTTCCTGGTGGCGCTGGAGGCGTACGGCGTGGAGGTCGCCGGGCCGCAGCACAGCGGTCAGTTGCAGGTGGCCATCGCCAACGAGTCCCACCTGACCTCCGGCGGCGCGTTCGAGGCCGAACGGGCGCTGGAGGCGTGGAGCACGGCGATCGAGAACGCGCGCGAGCAGGGGTACGCCGGTCTGCGGGTGGCGATCGACATGGGATGGATCATCGGTCCGGAGCCGGGGACGGACCAGCTCGCCCGGCTCGCCCGGTACGAGGCGCAGGCCAACCGCGTCTTCTCCGAGGGTTACGCCATCGCGCTGTGCTGTTATGACCGCCGCCTGTTCACCGCGGCCGAGCTGGAGCGCCTCGGCGCGGCCCACCCCGGGACGGCGCGGGCCGGGGCGGGGGCCACTGAGGAGTGGGAGCCGCTGCTGCGTGTACGCCGTACCGGTGCCGGGCTGACGCTGGCAGGGGAGGCCGACGAGACCAACCGGGACGCGCTGGCCGCCGTGCTGGAGCACCTGGTCGAGGACGCGGCCGCCGGCGACGGGCCGGTCACCCTCGACGTGGCGGGGCTGGTCTCCGCCGACCTCTCCGCCGTCCGGCTGCTCGCCGGTGCCGTCCGCAGCGCCCCCGCGCGGATCCGGCTGGCCGGGGTGCACCCGCCGCTCACCGACCTGCTGGCCGCGTTCGACCCCGATGAGCGCTCCTTGGATGGGCTCAGCCCGGATCGGCTCGGCTCCGACGGGACGGCCGCCTCGGGCGGGGCACCCCCCTCCCGCCCGGTCGTCCGGCCGGTCGTGGGGAGAGCGGAGAGAGCGGAGAGAGCGGAGAGACGAGCCGGCTGA
- a CDS encoding STAS domain-containing protein, whose translation MKALHLVSERANGSVVVTVTGELDLATRPELVAYVRHAVDVDTGTIIIDLSGVTFIDACGLSALIALKRYAREQGRPLLLAGATPPVLRLLKLTNLDGTFTMISRPGAAGAPPVGRANTGPAVQTG comes from the coding sequence ATGAAAGCACTACATCTCGTGAGCGAGCGCGCGAACGGCTCCGTGGTCGTCACGGTGACCGGCGAGCTCGACCTGGCCACCCGCCCAGAGCTGGTCGCCTACGTCAGACATGCCGTCGACGTCGACACCGGCACGATCATCATCGATCTCTCCGGCGTCACCTTCATCGACGCCTGCGGCCTGAGCGCGCTGATCGCCCTCAAGCGGTACGCGCGCGAGCAGGGCAGGCCGCTGCTCCTGGCCGGAGCGACGCCCCCCGTGCTGAGGCTGCTCAAGCTCACCAACCTCGACGGGACCTTCACCATGATCTCCCGCCCCGGAGCCGCCGGGGCACCGCCCGTCGGCAGGGCGAACACCGGGCCGGCCGTCCAGACCGGCTGA
- a CDS encoding phosphocholine cytidylyltransferase family protein yields the protein MLGMVLAAGAGRRLRPYTDTLPKALVPVDGDTTIMDISLRNLAAADLRDVVVIVGYQAQAVHERKTELERRHGVKLTLVHNDKAEEWNNAYSLWCARDYFDQGVLLVNGDTVHPVSVERTLLSAPVTSDILLAVDDVKKLADEEMKVTLDGDGHLKLITKLMDPAQAAGEYIGATLIRPGIGERLADALRATFERDPQLYYEDGYQELVARGEKIAIAPIGDVPWVEVDNHDDLAKAREIACRY from the coding sequence TTGCTGGGAATGGTGCTGGCCGCCGGGGCCGGACGACGCCTGCGGCCGTACACGGACACGCTGCCCAAGGCGCTGGTTCCGGTCGACGGCGACACCACGATCATGGACATCTCGCTGCGGAACCTCGCGGCGGCGGATCTCCGCGACGTGGTGGTCATCGTCGGCTACCAGGCGCAGGCCGTGCACGAGCGCAAGACCGAGCTGGAGCGGCGGCACGGCGTCAAGCTCACCCTCGTGCACAACGACAAGGCGGAGGAGTGGAACAACGCCTACTCCCTGTGGTGCGCTCGCGACTACTTCGACCAGGGCGTCCTGCTGGTCAACGGTGACACGGTGCACCCCGTCTCGGTGGAGCGGACCCTGCTGTCCGCGCCGGTGACCAGTGACATCCTGCTCGCCGTCGACGACGTCAAGAAGCTCGCCGACGAGGAGATGAAGGTCACCCTCGACGGTGACGGCCACCTGAAGCTGATCACCAAGCTGATGGACCCGGCCCAGGCCGCCGGTGAGTACATCGGCGCGACCCTCATCCGCCCCGGCATCGGCGAGCGCCTCGCCGACGCGCTGCGGGCCACCTTCGAGCGCGACCCGCAGCTGTACTACGAGGACGGCTACCAGGAGCTCGTCGCCCGCGGCGAGAAGATCGCGATCGCCCCCATCGGCGACGTCCCGTGGGTCGAGGTCGACAACCACGACGACCTCGCGAAGGCGCGGGAGATCGCGTGCCGATACTAG
- a CDS encoding CDP-alcohol phosphatidyltransferase family protein, translating to MLPDPHATVPSAVPGTAVVVLATTGGSGLRCSGETLLERLTGQLLALPVGDVHVVTRSGDVIHAAGGTHTIGGDGSRDLGDDLRRVAEAARAAAGPVAVVAGDLVAHTEALAVLLAHPARDSAALVGAAGDAGPGCPPVRVEGGCVVAAGTSFHQVEEADATFRGALQVGAADRGDFAATAERLADLVAAGEFGPMDGGEAVDLLLVGLVRSGTRVRAARLGPLHAGRVTGPAGQERADAAVARLAEVDEAAVRLASAVKANDGFFATYGVSSWSGHLVKAAARLHLTPNAVTGMSVGLAALAAVWFATGTRPALVAGAVLLYLSFVLDCVDGQLARYTRAFSPLGAWLDATFDRVKEYVVYVGLAVGYTAGLETTGGGPQGIWALAVAAMILQVLRHMIDFSYAGARADAARVGAARARTPGSLTARVSEAGRRAASGVPEPSGTGLVALQGAGTGGSQRGMTGSPVAAPRGAPEAPAGASAEPDRGNTVVRLSRSLERVPLTRWLKKIVVLPIGERMALIAVTAAVFNARVTFIALLVWGGAAALYTLTGRVGRSLSR from the coding sequence ATGTTGCCTGATCCGCACGCCACCGTCCCGTCCGCCGTCCCCGGGACGGCCGTCGTCGTGCTGGCCACCACCGGGGGGTCCGGCCTGCGCTGCTCCGGCGAGACCCTCCTCGAACGGCTGACCGGGCAGCTGCTCGCCCTCCCGGTCGGGGACGTCCATGTGGTCACCCGGTCCGGCGACGTCATCCACGCCGCCGGCGGCACCCACACGATAGGAGGCGACGGGTCGCGTGACCTCGGCGACGACCTGCGCCGGGTCGCGGAGGCGGCCCGCGCGGCCGCCGGGCCGGTCGCCGTGGTCGCGGGCGACCTGGTGGCGCACACCGAGGCGCTGGCCGTGCTCCTCGCCCACCCCGCGCGCGACTCCGCGGCGCTGGTTGGCGCCGCCGGCGACGCCGGGCCGGGGTGCCCGCCGGTCAGGGTCGAGGGCGGGTGCGTGGTGGCCGCCGGCACCTCCTTCCACCAGGTCGAGGAGGCCGACGCCACCTTCCGGGGTGCGTTACAGGTCGGCGCGGCCGACCGCGGCGACTTCGCCGCGACCGCGGAGAGGCTCGCCGACCTGGTCGCGGCCGGGGAGTTCGGCCCGATGGACGGCGGCGAGGCCGTCGACCTGCTCCTGGTGGGGCTGGTCCGCTCCGGCACCCGGGTCAGGGCCGCCCGGCTCGGGCCGCTCCACGCCGGGCGGGTGACCGGCCCGGCCGGCCAGGAGCGGGCCGACGCGGCCGTGGCACGACTGGCCGAGGTGGACGAGGCCGCGGTGCGGCTCGCCTCCGCGGTCAAGGCGAACGACGGCTTCTTCGCCACCTACGGGGTCAGCTCCTGGTCCGGGCACCTGGTGAAGGCGGCCGCCCGGCTCCATCTGACGCCGAACGCGGTCACCGGCATGTCCGTCGGGCTGGCCGCGCTGGCCGCCGTCTGGTTCGCCACGGGCACCCGGCCGGCGCTGGTCGCCGGGGCGGTCCTGCTCTACCTGTCGTTCGTCCTCGACTGCGTCGACGGCCAGCTCGCCCGGTACACACGCGCCTTCTCCCCGCTGGGGGCGTGGCTGGACGCGACCTTCGACCGGGTCAAGGAGTACGTGGTCTACGTGGGCCTCGCGGTCGGCTACACCGCTGGGCTGGAGACCACCGGCGGCGGCCCGCAGGGGATCTGGGCGCTGGCGGTGGCCGCGATGATCCTGCAGGTGCTCCGGCACATGATCGACTTCTCGTACGCGGGAGCGCGCGCCGACGCGGCCCGGGTGGGGGCGGCCCGCGCCAGGACGCCCGGCTCGCTGACCGCCCGCGTGAGCGAGGCCGGACGCCGGGCGGCGTCAGGGGTCCCGGAACCGTCCGGCACGGGCCTGGTGGCCCTCCAGGGGGCGGGCACGGGCGGATCCCAGCGGGGGATGACGGGATCTCCGGTCGCGGCCCCGCGCGGAGCCCCGGAGGCGCCCGCGGGCGCCTCCGCCGAGCCGGACCGCGGCAACACCGTCGTGCGGCTCTCGCGGAGCCTGGAGCGGGTCCCCCTCACCCGCTGGCTCAAGAAGATCGTCGTACTGCCCATCGGGGAACGGATGGCCCTGATCGCGGTGACCGCCGCGGTCTTCAACGCACGGGTGACCTTCATCGCCCTGTTGGTCTGGGGCGGCGCCGCCGCGCTCTACACCCTCACCGGCAGGGTGGGAAGGTCGTTGAGCCGGTGA
- a CDS encoding DUF5941 domain-containing protein, which translates to MTPVPRSVVVAYRDDGVLSRSMGALVAGQLPPLPPAVVGMFVTGVLLLVGVAEADDLAVFAPLVVLLLAGPGSSHPHDGRLDWLVPPILRLTEYGFVASVGFARDVPPVLIFMLLGATAFHHYDVVYRLRQRVYPPPWLATAGLGWDGRMLMVSLGGLADQVTLMFVLLSLYLWGLFAWESVTCWLAAPRLGVDAVDMGAHD; encoded by the coding sequence ATGACACCGGTACCGCGCAGCGTCGTGGTCGCCTACCGCGACGACGGGGTGCTGTCGCGGTCGATGGGAGCGCTGGTGGCCGGGCAGCTCCCGCCGCTGCCGCCCGCGGTGGTCGGGATGTTCGTGACCGGGGTGCTGCTGCTGGTCGGCGTGGCGGAAGCCGACGACCTGGCGGTCTTCGCCCCGCTGGTGGTGCTGCTGCTGGCCGGCCCCGGCAGCTCCCACCCGCACGACGGCCGGCTCGACTGGCTGGTCCCGCCCATCCTGCGCCTGACCGAGTACGGGTTCGTGGCCTCGGTGGGCTTCGCGCGCGACGTGCCGCCGGTGCTGATCTTCATGCTGCTCGGCGCGACGGCCTTCCACCACTACGACGTCGTCTACCGCCTGCGGCAGCGGGTCTACCCGCCGCCGTGGCTGGCCACCGCCGGCCTGGGCTGGGACGGGCGGATGCTCATGGTCTCCCTGGGCGGCCTGGCCGACCAGGTCACGCTGATGTTCGTCCTGCTCTCGCTGTACCTGTGGGGGCTGTTCGCCTGGGAGAGCGTCACCTGCTGGCTGGCCGCCCCGCGTCTCGGGGTGGACGCGGTCGATATGGGCGCCCACGATTGA
- a CDS encoding bifunctional cytidylyltransferase/SDR family oxidoreductase: MTDLEPRLRTVAVVLAGGVGRRVGLNTPKQLLEIGGKTILEHTLALFNGAPEIDEILVLMTPGFTGEVERLVERNGYRKVTGVLEGGETRSETTWRALRALGQGECDVLLHDAVRPLTEPRIISDCVAALRVHPAVEVAIPSSDTLVVVSRGPHGETVRDIPDRAGLRRVQTPQCFRLSVIREAYERAFADPAFGDRPPTDDCGVVLRYLPDVPIHVVPGSERNMKVTHPVDLFIADQLLRLAAAEAPAPPDEALREAMAGRTLVVLGGSGGHTGAGVAELAGELAGRYGARVFALPEGSRVQDPRAVGGTLARAAGETGRIDYVASVAGAPPGDLGSLDDSAVAEWVGASHLGPVTVARAALPHLRETRGRLLFCGPGADGRAGGDALQAQARASMTALAGALAGEWAAYGVRVDCVDPAPAAIPGRPGGGPAAAPPSPRAVARTMLAVLASDVTGRVVGVHPAAH, translated from the coding sequence TTGACCGATCTTGAACCGCGTCTCCGGACCGTCGCGGTCGTCCTGGCCGGCGGCGTGGGCCGGCGTGTTGGCCTGAACACTCCCAAGCAGCTCCTGGAGATAGGCGGTAAGACGATCCTGGAGCACACGCTCGCCCTGTTCAACGGCGCGCCGGAGATCGATGAGATCCTGGTGCTGATGACTCCGGGCTTCACCGGCGAGGTGGAGCGGCTCGTCGAGCGCAACGGCTACCGGAAGGTCACCGGGGTCCTGGAGGGCGGCGAGACCCGGTCCGAGACCACCTGGCGGGCGCTGCGGGCCCTCGGGCAGGGGGAGTGCGACGTCTTGCTCCACGACGCCGTACGCCCGCTGACCGAGCCGCGGATCATCTCCGACTGCGTGGCGGCGCTGCGGGTCCACCCGGCGGTCGAGGTCGCGATACCGAGCTCCGACACGCTGGTGGTGGTCTCGCGGGGGCCGCACGGGGAGACCGTCCGCGACATCCCCGACCGCGCCGGCCTGCGGCGCGTGCAGACCCCGCAGTGCTTCCGGCTCTCGGTGATCAGGGAGGCGTACGAGCGCGCCTTCGCCGATCCCGCCTTCGGCGACCGGCCGCCCACCGACGACTGCGGCGTGGTGCTGCGCTACCTGCCCGACGTGCCGATCCACGTCGTGCCGGGCAGCGAGCGCAACATGAAGGTCACCCACCCGGTCGACCTCTTCATCGCCGACCAGCTCCTGCGGCTCGCCGCGGCCGAGGCGCCCGCGCCGCCGGACGAGGCCCTGCGCGAGGCCATGGCGGGCCGGACGCTGGTGGTGCTCGGCGGCTCCGGCGGCCACACCGGGGCCGGGGTGGCGGAGCTGGCCGGGGAGCTGGCCGGGCGGTACGGCGCCCGCGTGTTCGCCCTCCCGGAGGGGTCGCGCGTGCAGGACCCCCGGGCGGTGGGCGGCACGCTGGCGCGGGCGGCCGGGGAGACCGGCCGGATCGACTACGTGGCGAGCGTGGCGGGCGCCCCGCCCGGCGACCTCGGGTCGCTGGACGACTCCGCGGTCGCCGAGTGGGTCGGCGCGAGCCACCTGGGCCCGGTCACCGTGGCGAGGGCGGCCCTGCCCCACCTCCGCGAGACCCGGGGCCGGCTGCTGTTCTGCGGCCCCGGCGCGGACGGACGGGCGGGCGGGGATGCCCTGCAGGCCCAGGCCAGGGCCTCGATGACCGCCCTGGCCGGGGCTCTGGCGGGCGAGTGGGCGGCGTACGGCGTCCGGGTCGATTGCGTCGATCCCGCCCCGGCGGCGATCCCCGGCCGGCCCGGCGGGGGACCCGCGGCGGCCCCGCCCTCCCCGCGGGCCGTCGCCCGGACCATGCTGGCCGTGCTGGCCTCGGACGTCACCGGCCGGGTGGTCGGCGTCCACCCGGCCGCGCACTGA
- a CDS encoding acyl-CoA dehydrogenase family protein, with protein sequence MSFPLYALPEEHQMLRETVRALADEKIAPRAAEADETGEFPADVYKALVAADMHAVHVPEEYGGSGADALATVIVIEEVARACASSSLIPAVNKLGTVPLLLSASEELKQRYLPPVARGDAMFSYALSEAEAGSDAAAMKTRAVADGDHYVLNGTKMWITNAGVSEYYTVMAVTEPGVGARGISAFVVEKGDEGVSFGPKERKLGIKGSPTRQVILDDVRIPASRMIGEPGTGFKTALATLDHTRITIAAQALGIAQGALDYAIGYVKERKQFGKAVADFQGVQFMVADMAMKLEAARQLTYAAAAKSELAMHGEPQADLTFFSSAAKCAASDAAMEITTDAVQLLGGYGYTSDYPVERMMRDAKITQIYEGTNQIQRLVMARQLLK encoded by the coding sequence ATGAGCTTCCCTCTCTACGCGCTGCCGGAGGAGCACCAGATGCTCCGCGAGACGGTCCGCGCCCTCGCCGATGAGAAGATCGCCCCGCGTGCCGCCGAAGCGGACGAGACGGGGGAGTTCCCCGCCGACGTCTACAAGGCGCTGGTCGCGGCCGACATGCACGCCGTGCACGTTCCCGAGGAGTACGGCGGGTCGGGGGCCGACGCGCTGGCGACCGTCATCGTCATCGAGGAGGTGGCGCGGGCCTGCGCCTCGTCCTCGCTGATCCCCGCGGTCAACAAGCTCGGAACCGTCCCGCTGCTGCTGTCGGCCTCCGAGGAGCTCAAGCAGCGCTACCTGCCGCCGGTCGCCCGGGGGGACGCGATGTTCTCCTACGCGCTGTCGGAGGCGGAGGCGGGCAGCGACGCCGCCGCCATGAAGACCCGCGCCGTGGCCGACGGCGACCACTACGTGCTCAACGGCACCAAGATGTGGATCACCAACGCCGGGGTGTCGGAGTACTACACGGTGATGGCCGTCACCGAGCCGGGCGTCGGGGCCCGGGGCATCTCCGCGTTCGTCGTGGAGAAGGGCGACGAGGGCGTCAGTTTCGGTCCCAAGGAGCGCAAGCTCGGCATCAAGGGCTCCCCGACCCGCCAGGTCATCCTGGACGACGTGCGGATCCCCGCCTCCCGGATGATCGGCGAGCCGGGCACGGGTTTCAAGACCGCCTTGGCCACCCTGGACCACACCCGCATCACGATCGCCGCCCAGGCGCTCGGCATCGCCCAGGGTGCGCTCGACTACGCGATCGGCTACGTCAAGGAGCGCAAGCAGTTCGGCAAGGCCGTCGCCGACTTCCAGGGCGTTCAGTTCATGGTCGCCGACATGGCCATGAAGCTGGAGGCCGCCCGGCAGCTCACCTACGCCGCCGCGGCCAAGTCGGAGCTGGCCATGCACGGCGAGCCGCAGGCGGACCTGACCTTCTTCTCCAGTGCCGCCAAGTGCGCCGCCTCCGACGCCGCGATGGAGATCACCACCGACGCCGTCCAGCTCCTCGGCGGGTACGGCTACACCAGCGACTACCCGGTCGAGCGCATGATGCGCGACGCCAAGATCACCCAGATCTACGAGGGCACCAACCAGATCCAGCGCCTGGTCATGGCCCGCCAGCTGCTGAAGTAG
- a CDS encoding LCP family protein, producing the protein MRDGEEEDSGVLVGGDAYGSVQVTPRRERRSVRGARSRRRGLIASGLLSCVVLGTSGVTWGLTTYAEERIQGVDAGVSGPGPTGAMNILLVGVDRRDNLSRRQQNELKLGRESGQRTDTMMVIHLSKDHRKVTVVSLPRDTWTTIPGKGEHKINAAYQLGGAKLAVRAVQNVTGLTINHYVEVNVLGFIHVVDALGGISVCTPVPINDPKTALDLQPGTYSLDGVKALAYARTRATARSDLDRIDRQQQVISALLSQALSGDTLTNPVKLASFVDTTLGTLRVDDPLRKDLLGLAGQLKDVSTDDVSFATVPIADVDYKTPTGESAVLWDKKAAAELFRRIDADETLVAPASSSPKPGPAASSSASPKPPAPTVPPSRISLRVLNGTTIAGLGARARTDLQKVGFLVPDAAGDTPQKDFTKTVVRHGPGREDSARTVAAALPGAELRPVDSLGDGIEVVVGSGYTPAKKVTVKEPAAASPSATPSATPTARTATQNICKK; encoded by the coding sequence ATGCGCGACGGGGAAGAGGAGGACTCGGGTGTGCTCGTGGGCGGCGATGCCTACGGAAGCGTCCAGGTCACCCCGAGGCGCGAACGCCGCTCCGTCCGGGGCGCCCGCTCGCGGCGGCGCGGGCTGATCGCCTCCGGCCTGCTCTCCTGCGTCGTCCTCGGCACCTCCGGGGTCACCTGGGGGCTGACGACGTACGCGGAGGAGCGGATCCAGGGGGTCGACGCGGGGGTCTCCGGGCCGGGGCCCACCGGCGCGATGAACATCCTGCTGGTCGGCGTCGACCGGCGCGACAACCTCTCACGCAGGCAGCAGAACGAGCTCAAGCTGGGCCGCGAGAGCGGTCAGCGCACCGACACCATGATGGTGATCCACCTGTCGAAGGACCACCGGAAGGTCACCGTGGTGAGCCTCCCCCGCGACACGTGGACGACGATCCCGGGCAAGGGCGAGCACAAGATCAACGCGGCGTACCAGCTCGGCGGGGCGAAGCTCGCCGTGCGGGCCGTGCAGAACGTCACCGGGCTGACCATCAACCACTACGTCGAGGTCAACGTGCTCGGCTTCATCCACGTGGTGGACGCGCTCGGCGGCATCTCGGTCTGCACCCCGGTGCCGATCAACGACCCCAAGACCGCGCTCGACCTGCAGCCCGGCACCTACTCCCTCGACGGCGTCAAGGCCCTCGCCTACGCCCGCACCCGCGCCACCGCCCGCTCCGACCTCGACCGCATCGACCGCCAGCAGCAGGTGATCTCCGCCCTGCTGAGCCAGGCCCTCAGCGGCGACACGCTCACCAACCCGGTCAAGCTCGCCTCGTTCGTCGACACGACCCTCGGCACGCTCCGGGTCGACGACCCGCTCCGCAAGGACCTGCTCGGCCTGGCCGGGCAGCTCAAGGACGTCTCCACCGACGACGTGTCCTTCGCCACGGTCCCGATCGCCGACGTCGACTACAAGACGCCGACCGGCGAGTCCGCGGTGCTGTGGGACAAGAAGGCGGCGGCTGAGCTGTTCCGCCGGATCGACGCCGACGAGACGCTCGTCGCACCCGCCTCGTCCTCACCGAAGCCCGGTCCCGCGGCCTCCTCGTCGGCCTCGCCGAAGCCTCCGGCACCGACCGTGCCGCCCTCGCGGATCTCTCTGCGGGTGCTCAACGGCACCACGATCGCCGGTCTCGGCGCGCGGGCCAGGACCGACCTGCAGAAGGTCGGGTTCCTGGTGCCCGACGCCGCCGGCGACACCCCGCAGAAGGATTTCACCAAGACCGTGGTCCGCCACGGTCCCGGCCGGGAGGATTCGGCCCGCACGGTGGCCGCGGCGTTGCCCGGGGCCGAGTTGCGGCCGGTCGACTCTCTCGGTGACGGGATCGAAGTGGTCGTCGGCAGTGGTTACACACCGGCGAAGAAGGTCACCGTGAAGGAGCCCGCGGCGGCCTCGCCGAGCGCGACGCCCTCGGCCACTCCGACGGCACGCACCGCGACGCAGAACATCTGCAAAAAGTAA
- a CDS encoding STAS domain-containing protein, with protein sequence MSSTFDIQTWPSGPCMVVQAAGDLDMAVAPRLRAEIDQVLDGLGHPCLVMDLTQVPFCDSVGLGVLVGTLTRVKEAHGRLVLVVSPGMITHLLTITNLDRHFEMRGSLREALDSFTLSHSSG encoded by the coding sequence GTGAGTTCGACGTTCGACATCCAAACCTGGCCCAGCGGCCCGTGCATGGTGGTACAGGCCGCCGGCGATCTCGACATGGCGGTCGCGCCCCGGCTGCGCGCGGAAATCGACCAGGTCCTCGACGGCCTGGGCCACCCGTGCCTGGTGATGGACCTGACGCAGGTGCCCTTCTGCGACTCGGTGGGCCTGGGAGTCCTGGTGGGCACCCTCACCCGGGTCAAGGAGGCACATGGTCGGCTCGTGCTCGTGGTGAGCCCGGGGATGATCACCCACCTGCTGACCATCACCAACCTCGACCGGCACTTCGAGATGCGCGGCAGCCTGCGCGAAGCCCTCGACAGCTTCACCCTCAGCCACTCATCCGGCTGA